In Leptodesmis sichuanensis A121, the following are encoded in one genomic region:
- the psb27 gene encoding photosystem II protein Psb27, producing MAGKSMKRYLSRWLALVLVVCIGLMGCSSAPEGTLGMTGNYRQDTLTLIDSLRSALQLPDDSPEKGAAQAQARQQINEFAARYRRDGSLTKLPSYTTIRTALNSLAGHYSSYPNRPVPQKMKDRLEQEFKQVEQAIERGA from the coding sequence GTGGCTGGAAAATCTATGAAGCGCTATCTATCTCGCTGGTTGGCTCTGGTTCTGGTTGTCTGTATTGGTCTGATGGGATGTTCTTCGGCTCCCGAAGGAACCCTGGGTATGACCGGAAATTACCGCCAGGACACCCTGACCTTGATTGATAGCCTGCGATCGGCTCTCCAGTTGCCCGATGATTCCCCCGAAAAAGGGGCTGCCCAAGCTCAAGCCCGTCAACAGATTAATGAGTTTGCGGCTCGCTATCGTCGCGATGGTTCATTGACCAAATTGCCCTCTTACACGACCATTCGCACTGCTCTCAATTCCCTCGCAGGTCATTACAGTTCCTATCCCAACCGTCCCGTTCCCCAAAAGATGAAGGATCGCCTGGAACAGGAATTTAAGCAGGTGGAACAGGCGATCGAGCGGGGAGCCTAA
- a CDS encoding adenosine deaminase, whose protein sequence is MALYADLHRHLGGSVVPRILWRYLQRHDSDLVQRFPDYPEFEDFYTRPRNTLDEYLELHTLVESVQTAEALPYFIYRLMRGAYIFENLAYLELRYTPYLRTPAHLSQTQRIDLMAEIVEIVGKASRLNEYPIVTSQILCMHTKLPYEVNRAIVEMAAQFRDYVCGIDVAGGDNHYAERLDEFVELYAHARSLGLNTTGHLYETREGCHPELLPYLMRIGHGIQIPIHYPQLLKQLADQHQCLEMCPTTYFKTGTLEDMNQLKLVFDRCFEAGVDIAICTDNAGLHNVRLPFEYENLLTYDIIGFKELQACQDAAFRHAFAWPYGQRPASLLTDLLKPDEMNGQAANPAIAVPS, encoded by the coding sequence GTGGCTCTGTATGCTGACTTACACCGACACTTGGGAGGATCTGTTGTTCCTCGCATTCTCTGGCGCTATTTACAACGCCATGACTCTGATTTAGTCCAACGCTTCCCCGATTATCCAGAGTTTGAAGATTTCTATACTCGTCCTCGGAATACGTTGGACGAATATCTGGAACTGCATACTTTGGTTGAATCGGTGCAAACAGCAGAAGCTCTTCCTTATTTCATTTACCGATTGATGCGAGGAGCATACATTTTTGAAAATCTGGCTTATCTGGAGTTGCGATACACTCCCTACCTCCGTACTCCCGCCCATCTCAGTCAAACCCAGCGGATTGATTTGATGGCGGAGATTGTGGAGATTGTGGGTAAGGCCAGTCGGTTGAATGAATATCCGATCGTGACCAGTCAGATCCTCTGTATGCACACGAAGTTGCCCTATGAGGTGAACCGCGCCATTGTCGAGATGGCGGCTCAGTTTCGGGACTATGTGTGCGGCATCGATGTCGCTGGAGGTGACAATCACTATGCGGAACGGCTGGATGAGTTTGTGGAGTTGTATGCCCATGCCCGATCGCTCGGCCTCAACACCACCGGTCATCTCTACGAAACGCGGGAAGGCTGCCATCCTGAACTTTTGCCCTACTTGATGCGGATTGGACATGGGATTCAGATCCCAATTCATTACCCGCAACTGCTAAAACAACTGGCCGACCAGCATCAATGTCTGGAAATGTGTCCGACCACTTATTTCAAAACAGGTACTTTAGAGGACATGAACCAATTGAAGTTGGTCTTCGATCGCTGTTTTGAAGCCGGGGTTGATATTGCCATCTGTACCGATAACGCCGGACTCCATAATGTGCGGTTGCCGTTTGAATATGAAAATCTGCTCACCTATGACATTATCGGCTTTAAGGAGTTACAAGCCTGTCAGGATGCGGCCTTCCGTCATGCCTTTGCATGGCCTTACGGTCAACGTCCTGCCTCTCTGTTGACTGACCTCCTGAAGCCTGATGAGATGAATGGTCAAGCCGCGAATCCAGCGATCGCCGTTCCCTCTTAA
- a CDS encoding ISNCY family transposase, whose protein sequence is MESLPLSFAVLLSYLRQVVEQIADPRQPSNGTRYKLSDGILGAFSVFFMQCESFLEHQRQMQSQRGKDNAQSLFGIAQIPSSAQIRNLLDEVAAVGLFAVFFQVYAALMRGGYFKSYQQWNGDLLVALDGTEYFKSQKIHCQYCSSRTHKNGKVTYVHQAILPAIVAPDQPQVIALVPEFVTPQDGHEKQDCEVAAAKRWISTHAARFGTQGITLLGDDLYSHQPLCEHCLQHQLSFIFTCLPQSHPALYDWLGYLDANGEVKTLEQAQWNKRTKEIYRYRYVNQIPLRDTQPALQVNWCELTVVRESDGKVLYTNAWVTDHDLTPATVPHVVSAGRSRWKTENENHNVLKTKGYHLEHNFGHGQHHLAATLLTLNLLAFLFHTVLHLVDLSYQQIRHKRGTRRGFFQDILALTKYLWFESWQHLLNFMLSDSPPAQTADSS, encoded by the coding sequence ATGGAGAGTCTGCCCCTGAGTTTTGCTGTGTTGCTGAGCTATCTACGTCAAGTCGTGGAACAGATTGCTGACCCGCGACAGCCGAGCAATGGAACGCGCTACAAGCTGAGCGATGGGATTTTGGGGGCGTTTTCGGTGTTCTTCATGCAATGTGAATCGTTTCTAGAGCATCAGCGGCAGATGCAAAGTCAGCGGGGCAAAGACAACGCCCAAAGTTTGTTTGGGATTGCCCAGATTCCGAGTTCAGCGCAAATCCGCAATTTGTTGGATGAAGTGGCAGCGGTGGGATTGTTTGCCGTGTTTTTCCAGGTTTATGCCGCTTTGATGCGAGGGGGATATTTCAAATCCTATCAGCAATGGAATGGAGATTTGTTGGTGGCATTGGATGGCACGGAGTACTTCAAGTCGCAGAAGATTCACTGTCAGTACTGTTCGAGTCGAACCCACAAGAATGGCAAGGTCACTTACGTTCATCAGGCGATTTTGCCAGCGATTGTCGCGCCTGATCAACCGCAGGTGATTGCGTTAGTCCCAGAGTTTGTCACCCCGCAAGATGGGCATGAGAAGCAAGACTGTGAAGTGGCAGCCGCCAAACGGTGGATCAGCACTCATGCGGCTCGGTTTGGAACTCAAGGGATAACCCTGCTTGGAGATGACCTCTATAGCCATCAACCCCTGTGCGAACACTGCTTACAGCATCAACTCAGCTTTATTTTTACGTGTCTGCCACAGTCGCACCCTGCCCTCTACGACTGGCTGGGCTATTTGGATGCCAACGGCGAAGTCAAAACCTTAGAACAAGCGCAGTGGAACAAACGCACGAAAGAAATTTATCGCTACCGCTATGTCAATCAAATTCCGCTGCGCGACACCCAACCTGCTTTGCAAGTCAACTGGTGTGAACTCACAGTGGTGCGCGAATCAGACGGCAAAGTCCTCTACACCAATGCCTGGGTGACTGACCACGACCTGACTCCCGCAACGGTGCCCCACGTGGTCAGCGCTGGCAGAAGTCGGTGGAAGACTGAGAACGAAAATCATAACGTCCTCAAGACCAAGGGCTATCATCTCGAACATAACTTTGGCCATGGTCAACACCATCTAGCTGCTACTCTGCTCACCCTCAATCTCTTGGCATTCCTCTTTCATACCGTCTTGCATCTCGTTGACCTCTCCTATCAGCAGATTCGCCACAAGCGAGGGACGCGCAGGGGCTTTTTCCAAGATATTTTGGCGCTCACCAAATACCTCTGGTTTGAAAGTTGGCAGCATCTCCTCAATTTCATGCTCTCTGATTCCCCGCCTGCTCAAACTGCTGATTCCTCTTAG
- a CDS encoding adenylosuccinate synthase, whose product MANVIVIGAQWGDEGKGKITDLLSKSADVVVRYQGGVNAGHTVVVKDQTFKLHLIPSGILYPDTECIIGCGTVIDPKVLIGELDQLEALGISTKNLLISETAHVTMPYHRIIDQASEERRGEHRIGTTGRGIGPTYADKSERTGIRMIDLMDRDSLRKRLRWTVDYKNVILEKLYNLPPLDPQEVIDEYLVYADRLRPHVVDSSLRIYDAIQRKRNILFEGAQGTLLDLDHGTYPYVTSSNPVAGGACVGTGVGPTMIDRVIGVAKAYTTRVGEGPFPTELHGTIGELLCDRGAEFGTTTGRQRRCGWFDAVIGRYAVRINGLDCLAITKLDVLDELDEIQVCVAYEVNGERCEDFPSNARKFARCKPIYKTVPGWKQSTVHCRSLEDLPTAALDYLKLLAELMEVPIAIVSLGASRDQTIIVEDPIHGPKRALLYTNGTPNQEIASQTLEVS is encoded by the coding sequence TTGGCTAACGTCATTGTAATTGGTGCCCAGTGGGGCGATGAAGGGAAGGGAAAGATTACCGATCTGCTGAGCAAGTCGGCAGATGTGGTGGTGCGCTACCAGGGAGGGGTGAATGCAGGCCACACCGTAGTCGTTAAAGATCAAACCTTTAAATTGCATCTGATCCCCTCTGGAATTTTGTACCCCGATACCGAGTGCATTATTGGCTGCGGTACGGTGATTGATCCCAAAGTATTGATTGGGGAACTAGATCAGCTTGAAGCGTTAGGAATTTCAACGAAAAATCTGCTGATTTCCGAAACGGCCCATGTGACGATGCCCTATCACCGCATCATTGATCAGGCATCGGAAGAACGAAGAGGGGAGCACCGAATTGGCACCACCGGGCGCGGAATTGGCCCCACGTATGCCGATAAGTCGGAGCGCACTGGCATCCGCATGATTGATCTGATGGATCGGGATTCCTTACGCAAACGGCTGCGGTGGACGGTGGACTACAAAAACGTCATCCTGGAAAAGCTCTACAACCTGCCACCCCTGGATCCTCAGGAAGTAATTGATGAGTATCTGGTGTATGCTGATCGCCTGCGGCCCCATGTCGTCGATAGCTCTTTACGGATTTACGATGCTATTCAACGCAAACGCAACATTCTATTTGAAGGCGCTCAGGGCACCCTGTTAGACCTGGATCATGGCACCTATCCCTATGTCACCTCCTCCAATCCGGTGGCTGGCGGAGCTTGTGTGGGCACCGGGGTTGGGCCGACAATGATCGATCGCGTGATCGGAGTGGCCAAGGCGTATACCACGCGCGTTGGTGAAGGGCCATTCCCGACTGAATTGCATGGCACAATAGGAGAGTTGCTTTGCGATCGGGGGGCTGAATTTGGCACTACTACAGGTCGGCAGCGTCGTTGTGGCTGGTTTGATGCTGTCATTGGCCGCTATGCGGTGCGGATTAATGGGCTGGATTGTCTGGCCATTACCAAGCTGGATGTGCTGGACGAACTGGACGAAATTCAGGTTTGTGTAGCCTACGAAGTGAATGGCGAACGGTGCGAAGACTTTCCTAGTAATGCCCGCAAGTTTGCCCGTTGCAAGCCCATTTACAAAACCGTTCCAGGCTGGAAGCAATCTACCGTCCACTGCCGCTCTCTGGAAGACTTGCCCACAGCCGCCCTGGACTATCTCAAGTTGTTAGCAGAGTTGATGGAAGTGCCGATCGCGATCGTCTCCCTGGGAGCCAGCCGCGATCAAACCATCATTGTTGAAGACCCAATCCACGGGCCAAAACGTGCTCTGCTCTATACCAATGGCACTCCCAACCAGGAGATTGCCAGCCAAACCCTGGAAGTCAGTTAG
- a CDS encoding 50S ribosomal protein L25/general stress protein Ctc: MELTIDCQPRPEGSKPNSLRRAGQLPAVLYGHKGAESIALTIPMKKAELMLRDASLNNTLIQVNIPELSWSGKALLREVQTHPWRGTPYHISFFAVSAQDSLEVDVPLHFVGTARGIKEGGGSLDPSMSSLHVKCAPDSIPEQIEIDVSDLGAGEALHIGDINLPAGVVALGDANRVVVSVLSGRGGGEEAAEG; this comes from the coding sequence ATGGAACTTACGATCGATTGTCAGCCTCGTCCTGAAGGCAGCAAACCCAATTCTCTCCGTCGCGCTGGACAACTTCCGGCAGTACTGTATGGGCACAAAGGGGCAGAGTCTATTGCTCTGACCATACCTATGAAAAAAGCAGAACTCATGCTGCGGGATGCTTCCCTGAATAACACCCTGATTCAGGTGAATATTCCCGAATTGTCTTGGAGTGGCAAGGCGCTCCTGCGGGAAGTGCAAACCCATCCCTGGCGCGGTACCCCCTACCACATCAGCTTTTTTGCGGTATCAGCGCAAGATTCCTTAGAAGTGGATGTGCCACTCCACTTTGTTGGCACGGCCAGAGGTATTAAGGAAGGAGGCGGTTCTCTCGATCCCTCCATGTCGTCTTTGCATGTGAAGTGCGCCCCTGACAGCATTCCTGAACAAATTGAAATTGACGTTTCCGATCTGGGTGCTGGGGAAGCATTACATATCGGCGACATTAACCTGCCTGCTGGAGTTGTGGCTCTGGGGGATGCCAACCGGGTTGTGGTCAGTGTGCTGTCTGGCCGTGGCGGTGGCGAGGAAGCTGCAGAAGGCTAA
- a CDS encoding phosphodiester glycosidase family protein, which yields MDKIRVRIFGFMGMGMLVVACSQSLPLMSSSPTAQSPVSLSPVVSPSPAKIEFKVERLPDSIVYTLHIPNQGQYLVTPGVANTIEPLASFVQTYGAIAAINGGFFDPKNQKSTSAAIVQARQVAKPEDNERLMTNPDLLPYLDKILNRSEFRQYRCGSQIVYDITLRQTLPAPGCELESALGGGPQLLPDITLVQEGFQDISNGKVIRDSLASDRRNARSAIGITRDGAIVLVMVGQKPNAPTNSGMTLKELTHYLKSLKVQKAMNLDGGSSAALYYGGETIYGKVNESGEAVQRPVKSALLVQMIKKQ from the coding sequence ATGGATAAGATTCGAGTACGGATATTTGGTTTCATGGGAATGGGGATGCTGGTGGTCGCTTGTTCGCAGTCGTTACCCTTGATGTCGTCTTCGCCAACGGCTCAGTCTCCTGTATCCCTTTCTCCCGTAGTATCTCCTTCTCCTGCCAAGATCGAATTTAAGGTGGAACGGTTGCCAGACAGTATTGTGTATACTCTGCACATTCCTAATCAAGGGCAGTATTTAGTGACACCAGGAGTGGCAAATACGATCGAACCACTGGCCTCGTTTGTGCAAACCTATGGCGCGATCGCCGCAATCAATGGCGGATTCTTTGATCCAAAGAACCAGAAGTCCACGTCGGCGGCGATCGTGCAAGCTCGACAGGTGGCGAAACCAGAGGACAACGAGCGGTTAATGACGAACCCCGATTTGCTGCCCTACCTGGATAAAATTCTCAACCGTTCTGAGTTTAGGCAATATCGTTGTGGTTCGCAAATTGTCTATGACATTACGTTGCGTCAGACGCTGCCTGCTCCGGGCTGTGAACTGGAATCGGCCTTAGGAGGTGGCCCCCAGCTACTCCCAGATATAACACTGGTACAAGAAGGATTTCAGGACATCAGCAACGGCAAGGTGATCCGAGATTCTCTAGCCAGCGATCGCCGTAATGCTCGTTCCGCGATCGGCATTACTCGGGATGGGGCGATCGTCTTAGTCATGGTGGGTCAAAAGCCGAATGCACCAACCAACTCTGGTATGACCCTCAAAGAACTGACCCATTATCTGAAAAGCTTGAAAGTACAAAAGGCCATGAATCTGGATGGAGGAAGTTCCGCTGCTTTGTACTATGGTGGAGAAACGATCTACGGCAAAGTCAACGAGTCTGGAGAAGCTGTTCAACGGCCCGTGAAATCGGCGTTGCTAGTGCAAATGATTAAGAAACAGTAG
- a CDS encoding DUF3616 domain-containing protein — MVNLEKLDQVKLLFNANLASKVREKIVKNLSAVAFSHQGQYLWLGTDEFTAIERLTQLHGKTFGDHTRFEFKTFIKDFDEAQGEVDIEGLDYDNGYLWIIGSHSSKRKKVEIEKNKFEVQGKELKGIERQENRYLLARIPIDEQGNLAAESPQRAWLERSGKSDALTQALAGDEYLDLAKIVEGEESGSLPGKDFYFYLPSKENGLDIEGLAVSGNRVWIGLRGPVLRGIAILLEIEVEASKAHELKLKPIGNHGRLYKRHFLDLDGLGVRELCWNEKDNYLLVLAGPTMDLDGAHSLFRLNQPSTLVDNSLSSQKNQQLEFLGEIPHQRKSDRAEGLTFFEQAKSILVVYDSPTKERLITNEQDTMTGVHTDIFSLPD, encoded by the coding sequence ATGGTTAACTTAGAAAAATTAGATCAGGTCAAGCTACTCTTTAATGCCAATTTAGCCTCTAAGGTGAGAGAAAAGATTGTTAAAAATCTATCTGCTGTGGCCTTTTCCCATCAAGGTCAGTATCTTTGGTTGGGAACCGACGAGTTTACGGCTATAGAACGATTAACGCAGCTACATGGTAAAACGTTTGGCGATCATACTCGCTTTGAATTCAAAACCTTTATTAAGGATTTTGATGAAGCTCAAGGAGAAGTTGATATCGAAGGATTAGACTACGACAATGGCTACCTTTGGATTATTGGGTCTCACAGTAGTAAGCGTAAAAAGGTAGAAATCGAGAAAAACAAGTTTGAGGTTCAAGGAAAAGAGCTAAAAGGCATCGAAAGGCAAGAGAACCGTTACTTACTAGCGAGAATTCCGATTGATGAGCAGGGCAATTTAGCGGCTGAATCACCCCAAAGAGCCTGGTTAGAGCGAAGTGGGAAAAGTGATGCTCTCACTCAAGCCCTTGCAGGAGACGAATACCTTGATCTGGCAAAGATTGTCGAAGGTGAAGAGAGTGGCTCTTTACCAGGGAAGGACTTTTACTTCTATCTCCCTAGTAAAGAAAATGGTTTGGATATTGAAGGATTGGCAGTAAGCGGCAACAGGGTTTGGATTGGTTTACGGGGGCCAGTTCTTCGCGGTATTGCTATCTTGCTTGAAATTGAAGTTGAAGCAAGTAAAGCCCATGAATTGAAACTTAAACCCATTGGCAATCATGGCAGGCTATACAAACGCCATTTTCTTGATCTTGATGGTTTAGGAGTTCGAGAGCTTTGTTGGAACGAAAAAGACAACTATTTGCTCGTTTTAGCAGGCCCGACCATGGATTTGGACGGTGCTCATTCACTGTTTCGCCTGAATCAGCCATCCACTCTAGTAGATAACAGTCTTTCCAGCCAAAAGAATCAGCAACTAGAGTTTCTCGGAGAGATTCCTCATCAACGCAAGAGCGATCGCGCTGAAGGGTTGACATTTTTTGAGCAAGCCAAATCAATTCTGGTTGTTTATGATAGCCCTACCAAGGAGCGGTTAATTACCAATGAGCAAGACACCATGACTGGAGTTCATACAGATATTTTCTCCTTACCTGATTAA